Proteins from one Sabethes cyaneus chromosome 2, idSabCyanKW18_F2, whole genome shotgun sequence genomic window:
- the LOC128734276 gene encoding ornithine aminotransferase, mitochondrial isoform X2, producing the protein MSSTVTVAKTKLQNAQEPIVLKNLPVGASSQKVFDREDKFGAHNYHPLPVALARAEGVYVWDVEGKRYYDFLSAYSAVNQGHCHPKIVQALTEQAQILALTSRAFYSNVLGEYEEYVTRLFGYDKVLPMNTGVEGGETACKLARKWAYKVKKVPNNKAKIIFAEGNFWGRTLAAVSASSDPSSYEGFGPFMPGFELVPYNDTAALEKALQDPNVCAFMVEPIQGEAGVVVPDDGYLKKVRELCTKYNVLFIADEVQTGLARTGRMLAVDYEDVKPDILILGKALSGGLYPVSAVLANDDVMLCIKPGEHGSTYGGNPLGCKVALAALQVLVDEKLAENADRMGRKLRASLSELPKDVVSVVRGKGLLNAIVISSGVDAWEVCLRLKDNGLIAKPTHGDIIRFAPPLTINEQQLDECSDIIKNTIMSFVNEQ; encoded by the exons ATGTCGTCCACTGTGACGGTAGCGAAGACGAAACTCCAGAACGCCCAGGAGCCGATCGTGCTGAAGAACTTACCGGTGGGAGCGTCTTCGCAGAAGGTATTCGATCGGGAGGATAAATTCGGAGCACACAACTACCACCCGCTTCCGGTTGCACTGGCCCGTGCCGAGGGTGTCTACGTGTGGGACGTCGAGGGTAAACGGTACTACGATTTCCTCAGTGCCTACTCAGCCGTCAACCAGGGCCATTGCCACCCGAAGATTGTGCAGGCCCTAACGGAACAGGCCCAGATACTGGCGCTGACTTCCAG GGCATTCTACTCGAACGTGCTGGGCGAGTACGAGGAATACGTCACACGTCTGTTCGGCTACGACAAGGTGCTACCGATGAACACCGGCGTCGAAGGGGGTGAAACGGCATGCAAGCTTGCACGCAAGTGGGCCTACAAGGTAAAGAAGGTACCGAACAACAAAGCGAAAATCATCTTTGCCGAGGGTAACTTCTGGGGCCGAACGTTGGCTGCCGTTTCGGCATCGAGCGATCCCTCCAGCTACGAAGGTTTTGGCCCGTTTATGCCCGGATTTGAGCTGGTTCCGTACAACGATACCGCTGCTTTGGAGAAAGCTCTGCAGGATCCGAATGTGTGCGCATTTATGGTCGAACCTATTCAGGGCGAAGCTGGCGTTGTTGTACCGGATGACGGTTATCTGAAGAAAGTGCGTGAACTGTGCACGAAATATAATGTTCTGTTTATTGCCGACGAAGTTCAAACCGGCCTTGCCCGAACTGGACGCATGCTAGCGGTTGATTACGAAGACGTCAAACCAGATATTTTGATTTTAGGTAAAGCTCTTTCCGGTGGATTGTATCCCGTGTCCGCTGTACTCGCAAATGACGATGTGATGCTATGCATTAAACCCGGTGAGCATGGATCGACCTATGGGGGAAACCCACTAGGTTGCAAGGTAGCACTGGCTGCCCTCCAGGTTCTGGTTGATGAAAAGTTGGCAGAAAATGCCGACCGCATGGGACGTAAACTGCGTGCCTCCTTATCCGAACTCCCCAAAGACGTGGTTTCCGTTGTGCGAGGCAAAGGACTGCTAAATGCAATCGTCATCAGCTCCGGTGTCGATGCGTGGGAAGTCTGCCTGCGATTGAAGGACAACGGCTTGATTGCCAAGCCAACTCATGGCGACATAATCCGTTTTGCGCCGCCGTTGACGATCAACGAACAGCAGCTTGATGAATGCTCAGATATTATCAAAAACACAATTATGTCCTTCGTTAATGAACAGTAA
- the LOC128734276 gene encoding ornithine aminotransferase, mitochondrial isoform X1, giving the protein MIRNMDKMQLVKHLNKLLLQAPKAAGMARSNHTRIVTGMRQAIAAAKNNRQQRTPAGVVGGQNANMSSTVTVAKTKLQNAQEPIVLKNLPVGASSQKVFDREDKFGAHNYHPLPVALARAEGVYVWDVEGKRYYDFLSAYSAVNQGHCHPKIVQALTEQAQILALTSRAFYSNVLGEYEEYVTRLFGYDKVLPMNTGVEGGETACKLARKWAYKVKKVPNNKAKIIFAEGNFWGRTLAAVSASSDPSSYEGFGPFMPGFELVPYNDTAALEKALQDPNVCAFMVEPIQGEAGVVVPDDGYLKKVRELCTKYNVLFIADEVQTGLARTGRMLAVDYEDVKPDILILGKALSGGLYPVSAVLANDDVMLCIKPGEHGSTYGGNPLGCKVALAALQVLVDEKLAENADRMGRKLRASLSELPKDVVSVVRGKGLLNAIVISSGVDAWEVCLRLKDNGLIAKPTHGDIIRFAPPLTINEQQLDECSDIIKNTIMSFVNEQ; this is encoded by the exons ATGATCAGAAATATGGACAAGATGCAGCTGGTAAAACATTTGAACAAGCTGCTGCTGCAGGCTCCCAAAGCAGCCGGTATGGCACGCTCGAACCATACCCGGATTGTGACCGGCATGCGTCAGGCAATTGCAGCCGCTAAGAATAACCGACAGCAGCGTACGCCGGCCGGCGTCGTCGGCGGTCAAAATG CGAACATGTCGTCCACTGTGACGGTAGCGAAGACGAAACTCCAGAACGCCCAGGAGCCGATCGTGCTGAAGAACTTACCGGTGGGAGCGTCTTCGCAGAAGGTATTCGATCGGGAGGATAAATTCGGAGCACACAACTACCACCCGCTTCCGGTTGCACTGGCCCGTGCCGAGGGTGTCTACGTGTGGGACGTCGAGGGTAAACGGTACTACGATTTCCTCAGTGCCTACTCAGCCGTCAACCAGGGCCATTGCCACCCGAAGATTGTGCAGGCCCTAACGGAACAGGCCCAGATACTGGCGCTGACTTCCAG GGCATTCTACTCGAACGTGCTGGGCGAGTACGAGGAATACGTCACACGTCTGTTCGGCTACGACAAGGTGCTACCGATGAACACCGGCGTCGAAGGGGGTGAAACGGCATGCAAGCTTGCACGCAAGTGGGCCTACAAGGTAAAGAAGGTACCGAACAACAAAGCGAAAATCATCTTTGCCGAGGGTAACTTCTGGGGCCGAACGTTGGCTGCCGTTTCGGCATCGAGCGATCCCTCCAGCTACGAAGGTTTTGGCCCGTTTATGCCCGGATTTGAGCTGGTTCCGTACAACGATACCGCTGCTTTGGAGAAAGCTCTGCAGGATCCGAATGTGTGCGCATTTATGGTCGAACCTATTCAGGGCGAAGCTGGCGTTGTTGTACCGGATGACGGTTATCTGAAGAAAGTGCGTGAACTGTGCACGAAATATAATGTTCTGTTTATTGCCGACGAAGTTCAAACCGGCCTTGCCCGAACTGGACGCATGCTAGCGGTTGATTACGAAGACGTCAAACCAGATATTTTGATTTTAGGTAAAGCTCTTTCCGGTGGATTGTATCCCGTGTCCGCTGTACTCGCAAATGACGATGTGATGCTATGCATTAAACCCGGTGAGCATGGATCGACCTATGGGGGAAACCCACTAGGTTGCAAGGTAGCACTGGCTGCCCTCCAGGTTCTGGTTGATGAAAAGTTGGCAGAAAATGCCGACCGCATGGGACGTAAACTGCGTGCCTCCTTATCCGAACTCCCCAAAGACGTGGTTTCCGTTGTGCGAGGCAAAGGACTGCTAAATGCAATCGTCATCAGCTCCGGTGTCGATGCGTGGGAAGTCTGCCTGCGATTGAAGGACAACGGCTTGATTGCCAAGCCAACTCATGGCGACATAATCCGTTTTGCGCCGCCGTTGACGATCAACGAACAGCAGCTTGATGAATGCTCAGATATTATCAAAAACACAATTATGTCCTTCGTTAATGAACAGTAA